One Telluria mixta DNA window includes the following coding sequences:
- a CDS encoding glycoside hydrolase family 88/105 protein, with the protein MTTTLRLSLLAASVALALPAFAQTTGYPQPTPAMQAIIDKDISRHFGDAPADAGPLASDLSPELTPAAIDKALRKVADWQLARSQPYFSRIWTESVMYTGFMAASEATGDTRYRDAMLAMARHYDFQERDRLPNADDLSIAQTYLDLYFQEKNPGMLRLTKAEMDDLLPLATLKPNDPRIPWWWCDALFMAPPVWAKMFKVTGERKYLDYMHLNWKRTYDLLYDKEEHLYARDASYKDKREANGRKIFWSRGEGWVMGGLARVLDYVPADDPQRGFYVQQLREMSEKLASLQGADGLWHAGLLDPKTYPLPEVSGSALFVYGMAYGVNHGLLDGAKYRPVIAKAWAGILKNVYADGRVGNIQQTGAEPAFYRPTSSYDYGVGGFMLAAAELKRMAHGGVR; encoded by the coding sequence ATGACTACGACCCTAAGACTTTCCCTGCTGGCCGCCAGTGTCGCGCTGGCGCTGCCGGCGTTCGCGCAGACGACCGGCTACCCGCAACCGACGCCGGCCATGCAGGCCATCATCGACAAGGACATCAGCCGCCACTTCGGCGACGCCCCGGCCGACGCGGGCCCGCTCGCGTCGGACCTCTCGCCCGAGCTGACGCCGGCCGCCATCGACAAGGCCTTGCGCAAGGTGGCCGACTGGCAGCTCGCGCGCTCGCAACCGTATTTCTCGCGCATCTGGACGGAGAGCGTGATGTACACGGGCTTCATGGCCGCCTCCGAGGCGACGGGCGATACGAGATACCGCGATGCGATGCTCGCGATGGCGCGCCATTACGATTTCCAGGAACGCGACCGCCTGCCGAATGCGGACGACCTGTCGATCGCGCAGACCTACCTCGACCTGTACTTCCAGGAGAAGAACCCGGGCATGCTGCGCCTGACGAAGGCCGAGATGGACGACCTGCTGCCGCTGGCGACTCTGAAACCCAACGATCCGCGCATCCCGTGGTGGTGGTGCGACGCGCTTTTCATGGCGCCGCCCGTGTGGGCCAAGATGTTCAAGGTGACGGGCGAACGCAAATACCTCGACTACATGCACCTGAACTGGAAGCGCACGTACGACCTCCTGTACGACAAGGAAGAGCATCTGTACGCGCGCGATGCAAGCTACAAGGACAAGCGCGAGGCAAACGGCAGGAAGATCTTCTGGTCGCGCGGCGAAGGCTGGGTGATGGGCGGCCTGGCCAGGGTGCTGGACTACGTGCCGGCGGACGATCCGCAGCGCGGTTTCTACGTGCAGCAGCTGCGCGAGATGTCGGAGAAACTCGCGTCGCTGCAGGGCGCGGATGGCCTGTGGCATGCGGGCCTCCTCGATCCGAAGACGTATCCGTTGCCGGAAGTCTCGGGCTCCGCGCTGTTCGTGTACGGGATGGCGTATGGCGTGAATCACGGCCTGCTCGACGGCGCCAAATACCGCCCGGTGATCGCGAAGGCCTGGGCCGGCATCCTGAAGAACGTGTACGCGGATGGCCGCGTCGGCAATATCCAGCAGACGGGCGCCGAGCCGGCGTTCTATCGTCCGACGTCGAGCTACGACTACGGTGTCGGCGGTTTCATGCTTGCGGCCGCGGAACTCAAGCGCATGGCGCACGGAGGCGTGCGATGA
- a CDS encoding L-rhamnose mutarotase, with product MSETRAFIMRLKPGNVDEYKRRHDDIWPELAELLRQSGIHDYSIFLDEASLQLFAVLKLRPGHTVAALPEHPVMRRWWDAMAPLMEVEPGNRPKEWPLNRVFHLE from the coding sequence ATGAGCGAGACGCGTGCATTCATCATGCGGCTGAAACCCGGCAACGTCGACGAGTACAAGCGTCGCCACGACGATATCTGGCCGGAACTGGCGGAGCTGCTGCGTCAGTCCGGCATTCACGACTATTCGATCTTCCTCGACGAGGCGTCGCTGCAGCTGTTCGCGGTACTGAAGCTGCGGCCGGGGCATACGGTCGCCGCGTTGCCGGAACATCCGGTGATGCGGCGCTGGTGGGATGCGATGGCGCCGCTGATGGAAGTCGAGCCGGGGAACCGGCCAAAGGAGTGGCCATTAAATAGGGTGTTTCATTTGGAGTGA
- a CDS encoding alpha/beta hydrolase, with protein sequence MKLAAGALLAGAVDAASATLAAPQITATAVIPLWPEGVPDAKPGLGPEHVDDGRVSNVSEPTLTVYGPAVDRPNGTAVIICPGGGYVRLSTAREGEQYAAWLGTLGITSFVLKYRMQEFGHPAPLRDVLRAVRLVRSQAARYHIRPDRIGVMGSSAGGHLAASAGTLFDHPLGRTGADLDKVSARPDFLMLMYPVIAMDGPAVHAGSRKALLGANPSAADVRLMSVEQQVTAATPPTLLIHTQEDQTVPVENSILFYQALTRAKAPAEMYLFEHGSHGMGMRAGLGTASEWPKRAEEWLKARGLLDPAR encoded by the coding sequence ATGAAACTCGCCGCCGGCGCGCTGCTCGCCGGTGCCGTCGATGCCGCTTCCGCTACCCTTGCGGCGCCGCAGATAACAGCGACGGCCGTGATCCCGCTGTGGCCCGAAGGCGTGCCGGATGCGAAGCCCGGCCTCGGCCCGGAACACGTCGACGACGGCCGCGTGTCCAACGTCAGCGAGCCGACGTTGACCGTGTACGGCCCCGCCGTCGACCGCCCCAACGGCACCGCAGTCATCATCTGCCCCGGCGGCGGCTACGTACGGCTGTCCACGGCGCGCGAAGGCGAGCAGTATGCCGCGTGGCTCGGCACCCTCGGCATCACGAGCTTCGTGCTGAAGTATCGCATGCAGGAGTTCGGCCACCCTGCTCCGCTGCGCGACGTGTTGCGCGCGGTCCGCCTCGTGCGCTCCCAGGCGGCACGGTACCACATCCGCCCGGACCGCATCGGCGTGATGGGCAGCTCGGCCGGCGGCCACCTCGCGGCCAGCGCGGGCACGCTGTTCGACCACCCGCTGGGCCGCACTGGCGCGGACCTGGACAAGGTCAGCGCGCGTCCCGACTTCCTCATGCTGATGTACCCCGTGATCGCGATGGACGGTCCGGCCGTGCATGCCGGTTCGCGCAAGGCGCTGCTGGGTGCGAATCCGTCCGCGGCCGACGTGCGGCTGATGTCGGTCGAGCAGCAGGTCACGGCAGCCACGCCGCCGACGCTCCTCATCCACACGCAGGAAGACCAGACGGTCCCCGTCGAGAACAGCATCCTGTTCTACCAGGCGCTGACGCGGGCGAAGGCGCCGGCCGAGATGTATCTGTTCGAGCATGGGTCGCATGGGATGGGAATGCGGGCGGGGCTCGGGACGGCGTCGGAGTGGCCGAAACGGGCAGAAGAATGGCTCAAGGCTCGCGGGCTGCTGGATCCCGCCAGGTAG
- a CDS encoding 3-keto-disaccharide hydrolase produces the protein MVKLGWLGGALLCAGLLGCASTPAPALVDGALGALDIVTTPAATLETVWQPRADGVIAVAGKPSGFIATRDTYTDYRLHVEWRWTGKPGNGGVLLHVASGPKDGVWPYSIQVQTKHGAVGDLLPMAGATFNEPLTTAPGAYPPIKAHVTADSERPPGEWNSMDVLVRGGCIDVTINGVAQNAVTIAQPATGRIGFQLEGTPYELRNLRVERL, from the coding sequence ATGGTAAAGCTTGGATGGTTGGGCGGCGCACTATTGTGCGCGGGTTTGCTGGGATGTGCGTCGACGCCGGCGCCGGCGCTAGTAGATGGCGCGCTCGGCGCACTGGATATCGTCACGACGCCGGCGGCCACGCTGGAGACGGTCTGGCAGCCGCGCGCCGATGGCGTCATTGCGGTGGCGGGCAAGCCGTCCGGCTTCATCGCCACGCGCGACACGTACACGGACTATCGCCTGCACGTGGAATGGCGCTGGACGGGCAAGCCGGGCAACGGCGGCGTGCTGCTGCACGTGGCGTCCGGGCCGAAGGATGGCGTGTGGCCCTACAGTATCCAGGTGCAGACGAAGCATGGGGCAGTCGGCGACCTGCTGCCGATGGCGGGTGCCACGTTCAACGAACCGCTGACGACGGCGCCGGGTGCCTACCCGCCGATCAAGGCGCATGTGACCGCGGACAGCGAACGCCCGCCCGGCGAGTGGAACAGCATGGACGTGCTGGTGCGCGGAGGCTGCATCGACGTGACGATCAACGGCGTCGCGCAGAACGCCGTCACGATCGCGCAGCCGGCGACGGGCCGCATCGGCTTCCAGCTCGAGGGTACGCCATATGAACTGCGCAACCTGCGCGTGGAACGGCTTTAA
- a CDS encoding TolB family protein — MRILSVLTLSCTFCCTLLAAFDATAAIGQRFPSERKEVVDPVTGTRLTFLTSRPHGDSKIYQTHPQWTADGQWLIFRSRLAGNEAMAVNEKTGDIVQVTEGGYEGMLNAARKSMKLVFLRRAGDDRQVVEVDLARVLADSAAGRMREAASYQRVAATLPASMEAYGDTALDADEEWLYVRVGPHESARHLAPGTKLEPASGPRKMGAGPAGIARVNLRTGEVRHVVSVPFQVGHIQANLWNPGEIVFCWETGGKSPQRTWTVKADGSGLRPLYPEAPYEWVTHEAVIGRDEVALAIMGHRAIPGAASAVDGPATDVGGANPGQDDGWGQTGTREKPSGLAIVNLRTRQMQIVGQTPSGSGFWHVHGSSDGRFAVGDDFSRSLYLIDRASHEMKLLTTGHKTTAADHPHPTFSPDGTRIEIQSAMLSADGRTLNICIVPVPEAWLKR, encoded by the coding sequence ATGCGCATACTGTCCGTATTGACGCTTAGTTGCACATTCTGCTGCACATTACTCGCCGCCTTCGACGCCACCGCCGCCATCGGCCAGCGCTTCCCGTCCGAACGCAAGGAAGTCGTCGATCCCGTCACCGGCACCCGCCTGACGTTCCTGACGAGCCGCCCGCACGGCGATTCGAAGATCTACCAGACGCACCCGCAGTGGACGGCGGACGGCCAGTGGCTGATCTTCCGCTCCCGCCTGGCCGGCAACGAAGCGATGGCCGTCAACGAAAAGACGGGCGATATCGTGCAGGTCACGGAAGGTGGCTACGAAGGCATGCTGAACGCGGCCCGCAAGTCGATGAAGCTCGTTTTCCTGCGCCGCGCGGGCGACGACCGGCAGGTGGTCGAAGTCGATCTCGCGCGCGTGCTCGCGGACAGCGCGGCCGGCCGCATGCGCGAGGCGGCCAGCTACCAGCGCGTGGCAGCAACCCTGCCGGCCTCGATGGAAGCGTATGGCGACACGGCGCTGGACGCCGACGAGGAATGGCTGTACGTGCGCGTCGGCCCGCACGAGTCGGCGCGCCACCTGGCGCCGGGCACGAAGCTGGAGCCCGCGTCCGGTCCGCGCAAGATGGGCGCCGGTCCGGCCGGCATCGCGCGTGTGAACCTGCGCACGGGCGAGGTGCGCCACGTCGTGTCCGTGCCGTTCCAGGTCGGCCACATCCAGGCGAATCTTTGGAACCCGGGCGAGATCGTGTTCTGCTGGGAGACGGGCGGCAAATCGCCGCAGCGCACGTGGACGGTGAAGGCGGACGGCAGCGGCCTGCGTCCGCTGTACCCGGAAGCGCCGTACGAATGGGTGACGCACGAAGCGGTGATCGGCAGGGACGAAGTGGCCCTCGCCATCATGGGCCACCGCGCGATCCCCGGCGCGGCGTCGGCCGTGGACGGCCCGGCCACGGACGTCGGCGGCGCGAATCCCGGCCAGGACGACGGCTGGGGCCAGACGGGCACGCGCGAAAAGCCGAGCGGCCTCGCCATCGTCAACCTGCGCACGCGCCAGATGCAGATCGTCGGACAGACCCCGTCCGGCAGCGGCTTCTGGCACGTGCACGGGTCCAGCGACGGCCGCTTCGCCGTCGGCGACGATTTCAGCCGCAGCCTGTACCTGATCGACCGCGCATCGCACGAGATGAAGCTGCTGACGACAGGCCACAAGACGACGGCCGCCGACCACCCTCATCCCACGTTCAGCCCGGACGGAACGCGCATCGAGATCCAGTCCGCCATGCTGTCGGCGGACGGCCGCACGCTGAACATCTGCATCGTGCCGGTGCCGGAAGCATGGCTCAAGCGTTAA